The following coding sequences are from one Streptomyces sp. NBC_00536 window:
- a CDS encoding TnsA-like heteromeric transposase endonuclease subunit, whose protein sequence is MSAVESPGGLPESETVRGLERDVVAWYREPYGPARVCDAAGLREVALEEFGPVSEPVPYRGRKGIITYWPLANGRTVICGSLRMWHIALALDFDEHIDAFSCEPLELRWRAGQRSMRWRPPFVARTRDGERQVLLLSFPAGAPSAVHTDRLRVLGEVAQAAGWQIRHVPDPSTFQTQNLRWLAGYRFPSPAAAGEREALLGAFGQPIGLRQGCAASGLPALAALDLAYRMIWQRRLHIDWQRLLLPDSLAWAG, encoded by the coding sequence ATGAGCGCGGTGGAGAGTCCCGGCGGCCTGCCGGAGAGTGAGACGGTCCGGGGCCTGGAGCGGGATGTCGTGGCCTGGTACCGCGAACCGTACGGACCGGCGCGCGTCTGCGACGCGGCGGGGCTTCGAGAAGTGGCGCTGGAAGAGTTCGGGCCGGTGAGCGAGCCGGTGCCCTACCGGGGCCGCAAAGGCATCATCACCTACTGGCCCCTCGCGAACGGGCGGACGGTGATATGCGGGTCGCTACGCATGTGGCACATCGCGCTCGCGCTGGACTTCGACGAGCACATCGATGCGTTCAGCTGCGAGCCACTGGAACTGCGCTGGCGAGCCGGTCAGCGGTCAATGCGGTGGCGGCCCCCGTTCGTAGCCCGTACCCGGGACGGGGAGCGCCAGGTCCTGCTCCTGTCGTTCCCTGCAGGGGCGCCGTCCGCGGTGCACACCGACCGGCTGCGCGTGCTCGGCGAGGTCGCCCAGGCAGCCGGGTGGCAGATCAGGCACGTGCCAGACCCCTCCACCTTTCAGACGCAGAACCTGCGATGGCTGGCCGGCTACCGCTTCCCCTCCCCGGCAGCAGCAGGTGAACGCGAGGCGCTGCTGGGCGCCTTCGGCCAGCCCATCGGGCTGCGGCAGGGATGTGCGGCCAGTGGTCTGCCTGCACTGGCCGCGCTGGACTTGGCGTACCGGATGATCTGGCAGCGAAGGCTGCACATCGACTGGCAGCGGCTGCTGTTGCCCGATTCACTCGCCTGGGCCGGCTGA
- a CDS encoding TniQ family protein codes for MNGQGAVPWRFGPRRPLPVRVVPVEGESTGSFVGRLAHGQGLQLEELLERVGFGQASTDPVRVRAYPSTTEMYVNEQGLEYLAVLAGSTVRALQEALPSTAAAHLLKAESTPVWKWPWLVREGHLVPLCGACAADRGVRERVWMLSADRWRVCGEHGRFTDNDSTGGERGLSLKLLPETARAHQEREALQRRYGPAGRELFADAFQITVHWWTHLPGTPRWIQRAREADLTARAVSTAPLVLMPEAAALAERLAAFEQADRRDGQARTRWLDRLRDEMDRWGVDFPVGRLALMDWLQRHSTPTARAPDTTGGLAVETAPPVRPGRAGGPAAGEPRQVPDLRLPAGHTRAAQSTGVLQAASCLPWQLGQPACEM; via the coding sequence GTGAACGGGCAGGGAGCGGTGCCCTGGCGGTTCGGCCCTCGCCGGCCGCTGCCGGTGCGGGTCGTGCCGGTAGAAGGCGAGTCGACGGGCAGTTTCGTCGGCCGGCTCGCACACGGCCAGGGCCTTCAGCTGGAAGAGCTGCTGGAGCGCGTGGGCTTCGGACAGGCCTCAACCGATCCGGTGCGGGTTCGGGCCTATCCCTCCACCACCGAGATGTACGTCAACGAGCAGGGACTTGAGTACCTGGCGGTACTTGCCGGGAGCACCGTGCGGGCGCTGCAGGAGGCCCTGCCCAGCACGGCGGCCGCGCACCTGCTCAAGGCCGAAAGCACACCGGTGTGGAAGTGGCCGTGGCTGGTGCGCGAGGGTCACCTGGTGCCGCTGTGCGGGGCTTGCGCCGCCGACCGCGGGGTGCGGGAGAGGGTGTGGATGCTCAGTGCGGACCGCTGGCGGGTGTGCGGGGAACATGGGCGGTTCACCGACAACGACAGCACCGGGGGCGAGCGCGGGCTGTCGCTGAAACTGCTGCCGGAGACGGCACGGGCGCACCAGGAGCGGGAAGCCCTCCAGCGTCGGTACGGGCCAGCCGGCCGGGAGCTGTTCGCCGACGCCTTCCAGATCACGGTGCACTGGTGGACACACCTCCCCGGCACCCCACGCTGGATACAGCGGGCACGGGAGGCGGACCTCACGGCGCGGGCGGTGTCTACCGCGCCGCTCGTGCTGATGCCGGAGGCCGCGGCCCTGGCGGAGCGGCTGGCCGCTTTCGAGCAGGCGGACCGGCGGGACGGGCAGGCCCGTACGCGATGGCTGGACAGGCTGCGGGACGAGATGGACCGGTGGGGCGTCGACTTCCCCGTCGGCCGGCTGGCGCTGATGGACTGGCTGCAACGACACAGCACCCCCACCGCCCGGGCGCCGGACACCACCGGCGGGCTTGCCGTGGAAACGGCACCGCCGGTGCGACCTGGTCGTGCCGGCGGACCGGCCGCCGGAGAACCACGGCAGGTGCCGGACCTGCGACTGCCAGCCGGACACACACGAGCGGCACAATCCACCGGGGTCCTTCAGGCGGCATCGTGCCTCCCCTGGCAACTGGGACAGCCCGCATGCGAGATGTGA
- a CDS encoding transposase, which translates to MAKRGADRGTVAVLRLGTRVRWEGERWTVVTLAGPLVTLEPFPGAGLPQAVLYRWLTGAADFALLDTENEPMSPSKVTAPGALEGLSRADQEQARIWHERLVEIDTGFAPGAARARPEFDPGTTNLGQRCAAMSVRLGDAGVTVSAHTLADKRRAWKAAGENAAVLLPKKRGRVPGGRTDRRVLAAMQEVVSSYARKSDVTEDAVFEKVIQLLKARYPGEMKDPVQAKALLVPRTTFYVRMKDTGLAEQLRDTTRRRTARAAKPALPHGSTFMRPRRPGEVTQIDTTPLRIVARGDDGKPVSVEMTTLVCVSTRSMCALMITPTARKGETGGGRATRAVDLTLLLAQCYAPWPVLPGWDPLSAAALSRLPFASLQAADPRFTEATAARPVIHPEMIVYDQGSPYASSHFHEVCARRRIALRPARKGTPTDKPLVERFFTTLATRFSQHVTHGWQGRSHHTRGRGVERKALYTIDELQHMAQEWVALEYQQSFHRGLRSPFLPRVHLSPNDMYAVQVARCGYRPLPLAPRESRKFLLAAWVKPSTEGFTVGHRTYQPTRKDLARYEEILLRGPSGRPGKNGRWECRYNPYRPERAWLYDHTRDGWVETDFIHRSLLTCQWTADMWQEAAERHTGAGGDPGEEAAIALALEQRRRRTRKPPPQRRTSDEPFQGLPLQVDDHSPGDRYVDLPVIDLSTLRPYPSLPVSPASQTSSVPAPSSGKETGEGAGADALSMLDALFATEGAADSDQEEASSLDASLGYASEILDLEEPEDTDVWDADVWEGEEETGTPS; encoded by the coding sequence ATGGCAAAGCGTGGAGCGGACCGAGGCACGGTCGCGGTCCTGCGTCTGGGGACGCGGGTTCGGTGGGAGGGTGAGCGCTGGACGGTGGTCACGTTGGCAGGGCCCTTGGTCACGCTTGAGCCGTTCCCTGGCGCCGGTCTGCCGCAGGCGGTGCTGTACCGATGGTTGACGGGCGCGGCTGACTTTGCGTTGCTCGACACCGAGAATGAGCCGATGTCTCCCAGCAAGGTCACAGCTCCGGGGGCGTTGGAGGGACTGTCTCGTGCTGACCAGGAGCAGGCCCGGATCTGGCATGAGCGCCTGGTGGAGATCGATACCGGCTTCGCTCCGGGTGCGGCCCGGGCGCGGCCCGAGTTCGACCCGGGCACCACCAATCTGGGCCAGCGGTGCGCCGCCATGTCGGTGCGGCTTGGCGACGCCGGTGTCACCGTCTCTGCCCACACGCTGGCGGACAAGCGACGGGCCTGGAAGGCCGCCGGAGAGAACGCGGCGGTGCTGCTGCCGAAGAAACGCGGGCGCGTTCCGGGAGGCCGCACCGACCGCAGGGTCCTCGCAGCCATGCAGGAGGTGGTGAGCAGCTACGCGCGCAAGTCGGACGTGACCGAGGACGCCGTCTTCGAGAAGGTGATCCAGCTTCTGAAGGCTCGCTACCCCGGCGAAATGAAGGATCCCGTCCAGGCGAAGGCCCTGCTGGTTCCGCGCACGACTTTCTACGTGCGTATGAAGGACACCGGGCTCGCGGAGCAGCTACGCGACACCACCCGCCGGCGTACGGCGAGGGCGGCCAAGCCCGCCCTCCCCCACGGCAGCACTTTCATGCGCCCCCGACGGCCGGGCGAAGTGACGCAGATCGACACCACGCCGCTGCGGATCGTGGCCCGGGGCGACGACGGGAAGCCGGTGAGCGTGGAAATGACCACGTTGGTCTGTGTCTCCACCCGCTCCATGTGCGCCCTGATGATCACTCCGACGGCGAGGAAGGGCGAAACCGGTGGCGGCCGGGCGACGCGAGCGGTCGATCTGACGCTGCTGCTGGCGCAGTGCTATGCGCCGTGGCCGGTGCTTCCCGGATGGGACCCTCTTTCCGCGGCCGCGCTCTCCCGCCTCCCGTTCGCCTCCCTCCAGGCCGCCGACCCCCGCTTCACCGAGGCGACCGCGGCACGCCCGGTCATCCACCCCGAGATGATCGTCTACGACCAGGGAAGCCCCTATGCGAGCAGTCACTTCCATGAGGTGTGCGCCCGCCGGCGGATCGCCCTTCGCCCTGCCCGCAAGGGCACCCCGACGGACAAGCCACTGGTGGAGCGCTTCTTCACTACCCTGGCCACCCGATTCAGCCAGCACGTGACGCACGGCTGGCAAGGCCGCAGCCATCACACCCGCGGCCGGGGAGTGGAACGCAAAGCGCTGTACACCATCGACGAGCTGCAGCACATGGCCCAGGAATGGGTCGCGTTGGAGTACCAGCAGTCCTTCCACCGGGGCCTGCGCAGCCCCTTCCTGCCCAGGGTGCACCTGTCCCCCAACGACATGTATGCGGTACAGGTCGCGCGCTGCGGCTATCGGCCGCTGCCGCTGGCACCAAGGGAGAGCCGCAAGTTCCTCCTGGCAGCCTGGGTCAAGCCCAGCACAGAGGGGTTCACGGTCGGCCACCGTACTTACCAGCCCACACGGAAGGACCTGGCGCGCTACGAGGAGATCCTCCTGCGCGGCCCCTCCGGCCGCCCCGGCAAGAACGGCCGCTGGGAGTGCCGGTACAACCCGTACCGGCCCGAGCGGGCCTGGCTGTATGACCACACACGTGACGGCTGGGTCGAGACCGACTTCATCCACCGGTCCTTGCTGACCTGCCAGTGGACAGCGGACATGTGGCAGGAGGCCGCTGAACGCCACACCGGGGCTGGCGGCGATCCAGGTGAGGAGGCCGCGATCGCCCTCGCGCTGGAGCAGCGGCGACGGCGCACTCGCAAGCCGCCCCCTCAGCGCCGCACGTCCGACGAGCCGTTTCAGGGTCTGCCTCTCCAGGTCGACGATCACAGCCCTGGGGACCGGTACGTCGATCTACCCGTGATCGACCTGTCGACGCTCAGGCCGTACCCGTCCCTGCCCGTTTCCCCCGCCTCGCAGACCTCTTCGGTTCCCGCTCCATCGTCCGGCAAGGAGACCGGTGAGGGGGCGGGGGCCGACGCGCTCTCCATGCTGGATGCGCTGTTCGCCACCGAGGGGGCCGCGGACAGCGATCAGGAGGAAGCCAGCTCCCTGGATGCATCGCTCGGCTACGCCAGCGAGATCTTGGACCTGGAAGAACCGGAAGACACAGACGTGTGGGACGCCGACGTGTGGGAGGGCGAGGAGGAAACAGGAACGCCCAGCTGA
- a CDS encoding TniB family NTP-binding protein, which translates to MKATVESQKNREQRLQMQMRATPMRPLNLLYRSGWDEFVREEVNRPHDSLAPGADALADSEEVRAARIAYHRHMRMVLTTPMEKVINEVAQAVHLNSGRRDGLLDRVIDGPHGTGKSALLRAVGRRVQQDVEKGQRGHDANVVPVVHITAPDEAESKTAWVWEIACFLGLNPAPKNKTELLDWRKHPDLSQPVNYVLEVVQTRLLLVDGLDTATPDQLICVLPYFDYLRNKLGITTIFCGTGANARIHQARHRADNQVRVHTAPLRAAEAPRGMPDTAAYRSPGLPVAWMLPLPLDKDDPETFRRVLAGFQEDLSLYKLDDHALTRHATQLHAITDGHIALLSQLICTAAVQAIVSGTENITLADLRAINIRAR; encoded by the coding sequence ATGAAGGCCACCGTGGAGTCGCAGAAGAACCGCGAGCAGCGACTGCAGATGCAGATGCGCGCCACCCCGATGCGCCCGCTCAATCTCCTCTACCGCAGCGGGTGGGACGAGTTCGTCCGCGAAGAGGTCAACCGCCCGCACGACTCCCTGGCCCCTGGCGCTGACGCCCTGGCGGATTCCGAGGAAGTACGGGCAGCTCGGATCGCCTACCACCGGCACATGCGGATGGTCCTCACCACCCCAATGGAGAAGGTGATCAATGAAGTGGCACAGGCGGTCCACCTCAACAGCGGGCGCCGTGACGGACTGCTGGACCGTGTGATCGACGGCCCGCATGGGACAGGCAAGAGCGCGCTGCTTCGCGCGGTGGGCCGACGGGTGCAGCAGGACGTGGAGAAAGGCCAGCGCGGGCACGACGCGAACGTCGTTCCGGTGGTGCACATCACCGCTCCCGACGAGGCCGAGTCCAAGACGGCATGGGTCTGGGAGATCGCCTGCTTCCTCGGCCTGAACCCGGCCCCCAAGAACAAGACCGAGCTGCTCGACTGGCGCAAACACCCCGACCTGTCCCAACCGGTCAACTACGTACTGGAAGTTGTGCAGACACGGCTCCTTCTCGTCGACGGCCTGGACACCGCCACCCCCGACCAACTGATCTGCGTACTCCCGTACTTCGACTACCTGCGCAACAAGCTCGGCATCACCACGATCTTCTGCGGCACCGGTGCCAACGCCCGCATCCACCAGGCCCGCCACCGCGCCGACAACCAGGTCCGCGTCCACACAGCACCCCTGCGCGCGGCCGAAGCCCCCCGCGGCATGCCGGATACTGCGGCATACCGCTCCCCTGGCCTTCCTGTCGCGTGGATGCTCCCCCTCCCCCTGGACAAGGACGATCCGGAGACCTTCCGCCGGGTCCTGGCCGGATTCCAGGAAGACCTCAGCCTGTACAAGCTCGACGACCACGCACTCACCCGCCATGCCACACAGCTCCACGCGATCACCGACGGCCACATCGCGCTCCTGTCCCAGCTCATCTGCACCGCCGCCGTCCAGGCGATCGTGTCGGGAACGGAGAACATCACCCTCGCCGACCTCAGGGCCATCAACATCAGGGCCCGGTAA
- a CDS encoding DUF6414 family protein, whose translation MALRTPIYLDTDTLFAEADYHEIDVPQREEIVEKTTRRRSGGGKLKLGVGAAAAGVDASRGSDVERQSTYSLDPSLKAKVSRVIDTLIADGAVRTRPGADGVLARDDLVEVEGITRITAASHFGKLFFILRRVLEDANLEDLGNLPATLSGTDPRLQEQMKRVYLHNELPPVPVLLELERSGLPCKVYVNVDPNHFIDDASADRVEGGLRVLGTVSRIIDGSPDGYLSAEEWLLSGWEYMFRRTVMTQVDDVLAELRRAWADVGIALPSGDVNAYISGPAVVVNAIALY comes from the coding sequence ATGGCCTTGCGTACACCGATCTACCTGGATACGGATACTCTCTTCGCTGAGGCGGACTACCACGAGATCGATGTGCCGCAGCGCGAGGAGATCGTGGAGAAGACGACCCGGCGGCGTTCGGGCGGGGGCAAGCTCAAGCTCGGTGTGGGAGCGGCGGCCGCCGGTGTCGATGCCTCGCGGGGAAGCGATGTCGAGCGGCAGAGCACCTACAGTCTTGATCCCAGCCTCAAGGCGAAGGTCAGCAGAGTCATCGACACTCTGATCGCGGACGGCGCGGTCAGGACCCGGCCGGGAGCGGACGGTGTTCTGGCCCGGGATGACCTCGTGGAGGTCGAGGGGATCACGAGGATCACGGCTGCGAGTCACTTCGGGAAGCTGTTTTTCATCCTGCGCCGGGTCCTGGAGGACGCGAACCTGGAGGACTTGGGCAACCTGCCTGCCACGCTCAGTGGGACGGACCCCCGTCTTCAGGAGCAGATGAAGCGGGTGTATCTGCACAACGAGCTTCCGCCTGTGCCGGTCCTGCTTGAGCTGGAACGTTCCGGGCTGCCATGCAAGGTGTATGTCAACGTGGACCCGAACCATTTCATTGACGATGCCTCGGCGGATCGTGTCGAGGGCGGTCTGCGAGTGCTCGGTACCGTGTCGCGGATCATCGATGGTTCCCCGGACGGGTATTTGAGCGCGGAGGAGTGGCTCCTGTCGGGCTGGGAGTACATGTTCCGGCGGACGGTCATGACGCAGGTGGACGACGTCTTGGCGGAGCTGCGCAGGGCCTGGGCCGATGTGGGCATTGCTTTGCCGAGCGGCGATGTGAACGCCTACATCAGCGGACCTGCCGTTGTGGTGAATGCCATCGCTTTGTACTGA